Part of the Tolypothrix sp. PCC 7910 genome, TTGAATGATGTCCGATCGCAGTACAGCAATTTGTGTTTGTAAGTCTTTAAGTTGTTCCTGACTCTTGAGAACAGTCAACTTTCCAGCTTGCATTAAGCTTTGATAGCTACTTTGTACTTCTTGCAGCCGTAGTCTTGCTTGCTTAATATCCGACTCCAGCTGACTGATTGTACTTTGATAGCGGCTTTGTTCTTCCGCTAAACGCAATTGTGCTTGTGTAATATCAGATTTTGCCTTTTCATAGAGTCGTTTGCTTTCTTCTTCTTCTTTTTTGAGTTGATCGACTTGGTTTTCTGAAACCGCACCAGCCTTCACAATTTGATTGAAGCGTTCGACTTGTCTAGAATCGATAGTTAAACGACTTTGAGCAGACTTTTGGTCATTCTGTGCGCTACTAATCTGTTGCTGCACCTGATTGACTAATGCTTGTTTTTCTAATTTTTGTAAGTTATAAGTACTCAACTTCCCATCAAGATTTTGCTGCGCCTGATTAACTTGGGCAGTTTTTTCTAACTCTTGGGATTGATTTTGTTGTTCTTGGACACGAATCGACATTTGCAGTTGGTTTTTGAGTAAATCTAATTGCATCAGGCGATTTTGTTGTCCATCTAACTTCGCTTTTGCCTGTTGGAATTCGGTTTTCAAAACACCTGTTTCCAATTCAACTAAAACCTGTCCTGCTGCTACAGTTTCGCCTTCTTTAACCTTGACTGCAGTCACACTCCCACCAACAGCACTATCTAATTTTTGCGCTGCTCCTTTAGGTTCTATACGCCCTCTAGCGTTTCCTGTTTCATCAACTTTAGACAGCATACTCCAAGGTAAAGCGATCGCCGCAAAGCCAATCAAAAAATACAGCAAAGAACGTGTCCAACGTCTTGGTAAAGCATCCAATAGTTCTTCTGTACTATGCGACCAATCACTAGTATTATTCGCTGTTTCTATGTGCTTCGACTCAATAGCATCTTTTACAGCTTCAGATTCATAGTTGTTTTGAGATGTATCTTCATCAGATTTAGTTAATATTGTTAACGAATTCCAAGATGAATCAGGCATATGTTTTTACCTGTATTGAAGAGGTAATTGGGAATGGGTAATTGCTAATTGGTAATAGGTACAAGAGGAGCAAAAAGCAGAGGAAGTAGGAGGAAATAACTCAATTTTGACTTTTGACTCTATTCAAGAATGAGCTTGTGCTAACTGTTGCTGATTGAGATAGAAATAATGACCTTTCTTTGCAATTAATTGCTCGTGAGTACCGCTTTCAACTAATAAGCCACGATCCAAAACTAAAATTAAATCAGCATTACGGACAGTGGAGAGTCTGTGAGCAATAATTAAGCTGGTGCGGCCTTTGAGTATGGTTTTCAGATTTTGCTGAATAATGCGTTCCGATTCCGAATCTAGGTGACTGGTGGCTTCATCTAAAAGTAATAAACGCGGATTACCCAACAAAGCACGGGCGATCGCTAAACGTTGACGTTGTCCACCAGATAACATCCCGCCACCTTCGCCGATTTGGGTTTCGTAACCCATTGGTAATTGTTTAATAAATTCGTCTGCTCCTGCCAATTCTGCCGCTTCCATAATCTCTGCTAAAGTGGCTTCAGGGTGAGCAATGCTAATGTTTTCCCGAATCGTACCGCCAAACAAAAACGTATCTTGATCCACCACACCAATTTGACACCGGAGCGATCGCAGGGAAATGCTAGTAACATCTTGACCGTCAATCAAGACTTTGCCATCTGTCGCTGGGTATAAACCTAATACTAATTTTGAGAGAGTTGTTTTACCCGAACCACTACGCCCAACAACTGCTACTGTTTGCTCTGGTTTGATTTCAAAGCTGAGATTTTCGAGGACGTTAATATCGCTTTCAGGATGATAGCGAAAAGTAACTTTTTCAAAGTGAATATGACCACGGAGTCTAGGTAATAATTGTCGGGGTTGATGTTCTAAATCTTCTTCTGGTTCTGCTTCTAAAACATCATTAATTCTTTCTGTTGAAACTATGACTTCTTGCAATTGATTCCACAATACTATTAGTCGTTGGAAAGGATGAATGATGTTAGATAATAACATATTGAAAGCGACTAATTGCCCAATCGTCAGTTGATTTTGAATCACCAACGACGCGCCAAACCACAACAAACTTGTCGTTACAAAAGTTTGAATAGTAGAACTAAAAATTTGCAATTGGTTGCTAATGACCTGGGCTTTAAAAGTTTTTTTGATCAAATTATTCAGGAGTTCTTCCCAATGCCAGCGTACTGTCTGTTCAATGGCCATGGAACGAATTGAGCTAATCCCTGTGAGACTCTGAATCAAATAACTGTTTTCTTGAGCTAAGGCATTAAATACTTCTTGGGAAATACGGCGTAAAAAAGGCGTTGCAATCAATGCCAGCAAGAAGAATGGCGGTACAATTGTTAAGCACAGCAATGCCATTTGCCAACTATACCAAAACATTAATCCTACATAGATGAATACTGTTAGCAAATCCAAGCCGATAGATAGGGATTCCCCAGTCAGAAAGCGTTGAATTTTTTGATTTTCTTGGACGCGGGAAACAATATCTCCCACGTAACGCGATTCAAAGTAAGACAAGGGCAAGCGAAAGGTGTGTTTGATAAAACCCACCATTAGTGATACTCCGATCCGGTTAGCAGTGTGATCCAACAGATATTGCCTTAAACCGTTCATTGCTACGCTGAATAAGCCAAAAATTAGCAATCCGAAACCCACGGTATTTAAAGTTAGAGTACTGCCCTGGACAATAACTCTGTCTAAAAGTAACTGTGTGAATAACGGCGTTACTAGCCCCAATATTTGAATTAGCATAGAAGCCATGAAAACTTCTAGCAAGACTGTAGTATGGGGTTTGACTAAATCAAAAAATTGCCAGAATCCGGAACTTGCTTCTGGAGTTTCTTTTAATAGAGCGGTGGGTTGTAATAATAAAGCGTAACCAGTCCACCCCGCTTTAAATTCTGCAATCTTCAGGTGGCGTTGACCAATGGCGGGATCGCCGACAATTACTTGTTTTTTAGTAACTTCGTAAACGACGATGTAATGCTTGCCTTCCCAGTGAGCGATCGCTGGTAATGGTTGTTGTGCTAATTTATCCAGGCTGGCTTTCACTGGACGGGTAGTAAAACCAACGCTTTCTGCGGCTGCTGTTAAGCCCTTAAGTGATGCACCATCGCGGGTAACGTTAGCTAACTCTCGCAAGCGGTTAACACTCAATTGCTTACCCCAATAGCGGCTAATCATCACCAAACAAGCAGCCCCACAGTCAGAAGCACTTTGTTGGTGGTAGAAGGGGTAGCGCTTGCTGATGCGTCCCCACAAATGCCCTAATTTGACTTTTGGGCTAGGAAAGTAAGCACGTCGTTTTTTTTGTGGTTGTTGTAGCTGAATTTGCGAGGGGAAGGAAATAACGTTGCTGTTGGTTTTGGTAGATACTGCTACGGGTTTTTCCGCTATGGGAACTGGAGTTGCTTGAGAATCAATCACCTCTGCCAATTGTCCCCAATGTAGCAGTGCTTTTTGCCAATCATCATGCTTGAGGCTGTAAGCAATGGTTGGTTTTGTAACCTGCCATTTTCCCGGTTTGATCGCAAAGATACTGCCAGGAATTAATTTACTCCCATCAGAATGCTGTAATTCGCCTTGGCGCAATATCCATAACTGAGTATCTGCAACTAGTTTGGCTGGTACTGTACCCATTTTTAGATGCTGTCGTGAGAAGTAAGCTAAGGCTTTCAGCATATCTTCAACGGATGTATTGCCTTTGCCGATGGAGTTCTGGCGAAACAACATCAGTAAATCCCAACGTTCTGCACGTTCCAAAAGGCGATCGCGAATCCTGGGATATTTATCCATCAAAGTTTGCAATGTCTCTTGTTTGAGATAACTCAGCTTTAAGTTCAAAGAAGACCTGGCTGAGTATGGTTGCAAAGTAGCTTCAGGAAACAAAGTTAGTTCACCAAATGCTGCACCTGGAGAGAGGGTAGTAATTAAGTTCTCCCCTCTATCTAGCAATCGGACTTTACCTGCTAAAACTAAATAAATTCCTGCTTTGGCTGTTGTTGCTTGCCAAAATAGTTGTGCTATGGGCGGTTCTACAATTTCTATCGCCGCTAAGCAGCTTTGCAGTTCTTGCTCTTCTAGCTGCTCACCTAAAACAATAGCGAGCTGTTCACCAAGCTGTGCTTGTGAAAATACTGATGGCATTTCCTCAACTCCAAGACTGAATTAGTGATTAGTCTGTGCCAAATTGAATGACCACAGGAATTTAGGCTGGTTGTTGCTAGATTGCAAATCGCAAATTCTAATGCCAGCATCCTTTAAAGAATCAGTTGCTTGTTGCTTTGAGGATTTTTGCTTGGTTGATAGCCCCATTTGTTTTAGGAGCCGATTAATATGGCGATCGCTAATTTCAATGCCAAATTCCTGAGCTAAATGTTTACTCAACCATTGGGCTGTCCAATTAGCAAATGCATAACCATAATCACGCGGACTCCCATTCACCAATTCTTTTAACCTTTCTAGATATTGATGATTTACAGTCTTTGGTCTACCAATTGGTCGCTCATTCCATTTGTGCGCTAGGCCAGCTTCTGCTACAGCAATCCAATATCGTGCCATCTCTTGAGAGCAACTTAATATTTCGCAGATATGAGTTTGAGATGTACCGCTATCTGCTAACAACATAATTTCTATGCGGCGACGATATTCTGGTTGTAAATCTGCTTGCAAATTCTTGAGTAAAACCTTTCTTTGAAAAGGTGTCAAAAATTTGCTTTCTGGCGTAGAGTCAGGATCACAAACCTTGTTTTGACTAGAATAATGTGACATAATCATTCTCCAGTTGCTTTCAACTGTTAAAGATGTGGGTTTAACCTTCTGCTGCAATTGTGTTTGAATCGTGACATCCAAGGTTTCACAATTGCGTAGTTAATTAGTCTTGCCGGACTAATTAATTACTTAACTTTGATTTGCAACTAAGCCGGGTCTTGTCTCCCTAGGTTGGTAACAGCCTAGGGATTGATCCCGGTTAGTTTTGTTTAAAGCTTGTACAGCTAAGGTTCATGAAGCTAAGCTGTGATAAATCAGCAAAAATCATCATATCTAGTTCTTTTTCCTGTTGTAAATACGTATAAATATCTCTTAAATTTTGCTTCAGCAATCTCCAAGATAAATTTCTTGGACGCAAACAAAAAAAATCCTTGAATAAATATCTGGAAAGCATAGCTGCGATTTCCCCTGATAAACAACAGTCATCTCCAGATGAGTCAGTTGGCTTAAAAAACCAAACTATAAAATCTATATGGGCACTTCCAGAAATTGCTTCCTACTTCCTGAACAATTAGACAGCAATGCCCTAGGCTAGTGTATTGCCTAGGGCATCACTTCTCTATAACAAGCTGGCTGAACAAAAATGCCTGTAAGCTCTATTAAAATTAATGCTGATAGCAGAAAGCTGTGATGCAAGAAAAAGGAGACATTTGTCGTTGGAACATTCATGAACCTTACGAAGAAGAAACCTTTAACTGCAAAAATAGCATTTATTATTAAGCTACACATAGCATTAGCCTGTTAATAAATTTTGATCAAAACCTAGCATATTTTATTCAAAGACTAGTGAAGTTTTTTCATAAAAGTTTTTACTAGTAAACGCATCAATACTTTGACAAAGTAATACAATTTCAACCTGTATAAAGGGTGATCTGTATCCTTGAAAAATCCAATTTCCTGTATGTAGTCAGAGTTTTATCCGTAAAAAACCTGCTTTATAGTAATCTTCTATGCAGAATGACACATAAAATCCCTAAAAATCTGAGAAATACGTATTTTCAATCTTTGTATTTTCTTAATTTTAAATTCTGAATTGCTATAGATGAATTCGTAATCTTGAATTTCGCAATGCTTTACTACTGGTTAAATTTTCAAACTCTTAGATATTTTTTTTATCTATAGAGTTTAAATTCTGTTTGCTATTAAACGCAGATGTTAAACTCTTGACATTATGTGCCACTAATCTTTTACTTAAGTATATTTTTTTGACTTAGTCAAGTGTTTTTTCCAAAAAGTTAATGTTTTTACAAAAAATTGTTTATAAATTAATTAAATCTTTAATGTCATAGAAATACATCTTATGATATGCAAGATAGGTTTATATAAAATATAGTTATCAATTAAATAAGATTTAAATTGAAAAAAATATAAATTGCGAAAATCCTTGCAAAGACAGAAATAAATTGTTCGACTGGTTTGAATTACTGTTTATCTATCTTTAGATATATGTCTCTATAATAACAAAGTTCTATCACTTTAGATAGATGAAAATTAGGTTTATTTCATATACATATAATTAAAATTTAACCAATTTCCTATTTGTAAGGTGTGTTAAAACTATAGTCCTAACACACCCGCAGCAATAGAAATCTTGGTGTAAGACTTTCAGTGCTAACACAACCTGAGTTGATTTGTGAAGCAATGACAACTATGCACTAGACCATGAGTTTGTATTCAAGCAATATTGTTGATGTTTGATTAAACTTTGCCACTACCAATTAAATACAGCAATGCCATCCGCACTGCCACACCACTGGTAACTTGTGCTTGAATCAGGCTAAATTCTGGGTCATCCATTAGGTCAGAACTAATTTCTACACCACGATTGACAGGGCCTGGATGTAATACTTTGACATTAGGCTTACAAAGCCGTAGCTTCTCACGTGTAATGCCAAATAACTGGTGATATTCTCGTAAACTGGGCAATAAATGAGCAGTCATGCGTTCCTTTTGGAGACGCAATGTCATCACAAAATCAGCATCACGTAAAGCGGGTTCTAGCTGCCAATGTAAAAATAATTGCCGATCAGATATAGCGGATGCGGATTCCTGTGTTGCTTCTTCCGCGAAATACTCAGCAAATAACTTTGGTAGCAGCGTGGGTGGCGCTGCCAAATGTACCTCGGCACCACTGGCGGTTAAGCTGCTAATATTCGATCGCGCCACACGAGAATGGAGGATATCGCCAACGATCGCAATTTTTTTACCTTTTAATAATTCGATTCGGGGATTAGTGGGGTCAATTAAAGTACAAATAGTAAATAAGTCTAGCAGTCCTTGGGAAGGATGCTCATGTTGACCATCGCCAGCATTTAGTACACTAACTTTGACACCTAAACGATCCATTTCTTGAGCGATCGCATTGGGTACACCTGCTTCCCGATGGCGAATTACCATAATATCAGTACCCATCGCCAAATAGGTCTTCGCAGTATCGAGAATTGTTTCTCCCTTAGTCATCGAAGAAGTTGCAGCAGCAAAGTTCAGCGTATCCGCACTGAGGCGTTTGGCTGCAATTTCAAAACTACTACGAGTGCGGGTAGAGGGTTCAAAGAATAAATTCGCCACCACTTGTCCCTGCAATGTTGGCACTTTTTTCGTCCGTCTTGATAGCACTTCTTGGAAACTAGCAGCAGTTTGCAAAACAGCGTCGTATTCAGTCGGTGAAAAGTCTGTTAGGGAAAGAATGTGGTGACGGTTCCAAGTGGTACTAGGCATAAATATTTATCTATTTTTAATGTAGAGGCACAATATTCGTAATTCTCTACAGCTTTTAATTTACATATGCAGTGGCAATGATACCAGCTGTTTTGGGGATTGGGGACTGGGGATTGGGGATTGGGGATTGGGGATTGGGGATTGGGGATTGGGGATTGGGGATTGGGGATTGGGGATGAGGGAACAAAGGAAAATTACCAATTACCAAAGCCAAAAAAGAGGGGTTGTTTAACCCCTGAAGTTGCTTTGATTTAACTGGGTAAGTGTAGGACGTTCAATGCTACAGAAATTAGCGAGAGGAAGGTTAAGAAGCCAATTGTATCTAACATTGTAGTGACTAATGGCCCGCTTACGAGGGCTGGATCTAGCTTTAAGCGCTTTAAAGCCATAGGGAGTAAAGTGCCTAATGTCACAGCTACCATCGTATTGCTTGCCATTACTATCCCTGCAACTAAAGCTACCCATCTTTCTTGAGGACGCGCCCAAATTAACGACAGCATAATCATCGTCAGACATAAAGCTAATGCTGTACCTAATCCAGCGCAAAGTTCTTTACGGAGGATTTTTAGAGTATCTTTAGGTGTGACTTCGCCTACACCCAAGCCTCTGATTGTGACTGTTAAGGCTTGAATACCGACAGTCCCACCAGTATTAGAAAAGATGGGCATAATTACCGCTAGAACAGGTACTGCAGCAATTACAGATTGAAAAGGCGCGATCGCACTAGCTGCACCTATATACAAGGCCATAATTCCTAATAGCCAAGGTAGGCGGTTGCGGATGGTAAGTAGAGGAGAAGACAAAGCGGCTTCATCACCACTGACACCGGCGAGTTTTTGAATGTCTTCTGTGGCTTCTTCCTCCAAAATATCAACCACATCATCAATGGTGATAATACCGACTAATCTGTCTTCCCTGTCAACTACCGGGATAGCGATTAAGTCGTAGCGCTTCATGATTTGGGCTACTTCTTCTTGGGGGGTTTCAGTTCTGACTTTGATGACGCGATCGCTGGCGATATCTCTAATCAAAACATCAGGAAAAGTAAATAACAATTGCCGCAGCGAAACTACCCTCACCAATGTACGATTGTCGTCTGTCACATAAGCGTAGTAAATTGTCTCTTTATCTTCGTCTTGACGACGGATTTTGCTGAGGGCTTCACCGACAGTTAATCCTTCCCGCAACCGCACATATTCTGTTGTCATCACACGCCCAGCTGTACCTTCGGGATAACCAAGAATTGTAGCTGTGGCTTGTCGTTGTTCTGGACTTAATTCTTGTAATAA contains:
- a CDS encoding HlyD family efflux transporter periplasmic adaptor subunit yields the protein MPDSSWNSLTILTKSDEDTSQNNYESEAVKDAIESKHIETANNTSDWSHSTEELLDALPRRWTRSLLYFLIGFAAIALPWSMLSKVDETGNARGRIEPKGAAQKLDSAVGGSVTAVKVKEGETVAAGQVLVELETGVLKTEFQQAKAKLDGQQNRLMQLDLLKNQLQMSIRVQEQQNQSQELEKTAQVNQAQQNLDGKLSTYNLQKLEKQALVNQVQQQISSAQNDQKSAQSRLTIDSRQVERFNQIVKAGAVSENQVDQLKKEEEESKRLYEKAKSDITQAQLRLAEEQSRYQSTISQLESDIKQARLRLQEVQSSYQSLMQAGKLTVLKSQEQLKDLQTQIAVLRSDIIQSRSQIISLKLQLDQRILRSPVDGTVFALPISKPGSVVQPGQMVAQIAPKNTGYVLKAQMPSQQSGFLKKGMPVKIKFDAYPFQDYGVLEGHVSWISPDSKVQETNQGKIEMYELEITLKQPYLESGNKRIYLTPGQTAIAEVIVRQRRVIDFILDPFKQLQKDGMQL
- a CDS encoding peptidase domain-containing ABC transporter → MPSVFSQAQLGEQLAIVLGEQLEEQELQSCLAAIEIVEPPIAQLFWQATTAKAGIYLVLAGKVRLLDRGENLITTLSPGAAFGELTLFPEATLQPYSARSSLNLKLSYLKQETLQTLMDKYPRIRDRLLERAERWDLLMLFRQNSIGKGNTSVEDMLKALAYFSRQHLKMGTVPAKLVADTQLWILRQGELQHSDGSKLIPGSIFAIKPGKWQVTKPTIAYSLKHDDWQKALLHWGQLAEVIDSQATPVPIAEKPVAVSTKTNSNVISFPSQIQLQQPQKKRRAYFPSPKVKLGHLWGRISKRYPFYHQQSASDCGAACLVMISRYWGKQLSVNRLRELANVTRDGASLKGLTAAAESVGFTTRPVKASLDKLAQQPLPAIAHWEGKHYIVVYEVTKKQVIVGDPAIGQRHLKIAEFKAGWTGYALLLQPTALLKETPEASSGFWQFFDLVKPHTTVLLEVFMASMLIQILGLVTPLFTQLLLDRVIVQGSTLTLNTVGFGLLIFGLFSVAMNGLRQYLLDHTANRIGVSLMVGFIKHTFRLPLSYFESRYVGDIVSRVQENQKIQRFLTGESLSIGLDLLTVFIYVGLMFWYSWQMALLCLTIVPPFFLLALIATPFLRRISQEVFNALAQENSYLIQSLTGISSIRSMAIEQTVRWHWEELLNNLIKKTFKAQVISNQLQIFSSTIQTFVTTSLLWFGASLVIQNQLTIGQLVAFNMLLSNIIHPFQRLIVLWNQLQEVIVSTERINDVLEAEPEEDLEHQPRQLLPRLRGHIHFEKVTFRYHPESDINVLENLSFEIKPEQTVAVVGRSGSGKTTLSKLVLGLYPATDGKVLIDGQDVTSISLRSLRCQIGVVDQDTFLFGGTIRENISIAHPEATLAEIMEAAELAGADEFIKQLPMGYETQIGEGGGMLSGGQRQRLAIARALLGNPRLLLLDEATSHLDSESERIIQQNLKTILKGRTSLIIAHRLSTVRNADLILVLDRGLLVESGTHEQLIAKKGHYFYLNQQQLAQAHS
- a CDS encoding helix-turn-helix domain-containing protein; the protein is MSHYSSQNKVCDPDSTPESKFLTPFQRKVLLKNLQADLQPEYRRRIEIMLLADSGTSQTHICEILSCSQEMARYWIAVAEAGLAHKWNERPIGRPKTVNHQYLERLKELVNGSPRDYGYAFANWTAQWLSKHLAQEFGIEISDRHINRLLKQMGLSTKQKSSKQQATDSLKDAGIRICDLQSSNNQPKFLWSFNLAQTNH
- a CDS encoding aspartate carbamoyltransferase catalytic subunit codes for the protein MPSTTWNRHHILSLTDFSPTEYDAVLQTAASFQEVLSRRTKKVPTLQGQVVANLFFEPSTRTRSSFEIAAKRLSADTLNFAAATSSMTKGETILDTAKTYLAMGTDIMVIRHREAGVPNAIAQEMDRLGVKVSVLNAGDGQHEHPSQGLLDLFTICTLIDPTNPRIELLKGKKIAIVGDILHSRVARSNISSLTASGAEVHLAAPPTLLPKLFAEYFAEEATQESASAISDRQLFLHWQLEPALRDADFVMTLRLQKERMTAHLLPSLREYHQLFGITREKLRLCKPNVKVLHPGPVNRGVEISSDLMDDPEFSLIQAQVTSGVAVRMALLYLIGSGKV
- the mgtE gene encoding magnesium transporter, which translates into the protein MLTQEMRDSMIDVADLNQLKWDLNHLQPVDVGEYISKLPTNQRAIAFRLLNKAQAIDVFEYLPTEVQEELINSLHDVQVVQIVEAMSPDERAELFDELPAGVIKRLLQELSPEQRQATATILGYPEGTAGRVMTTEYVRLREGLTVGEALSKIRRQDEDKETIYYAYVTDDNRTLVRVVSLRQLLFTFPDVLIRDIASDRVIKVRTETPQEEVAQIMKRYDLIAIPVVDREDRLVGIITIDDVVDILEEEATEDIQKLAGVSGDEAALSSPLLTIRNRLPWLLGIMALYIGAASAIAPFQSVIAAVPVLAVIMPIFSNTGGTVGIQALTVTIRGLGVGEVTPKDTLKILRKELCAGLGTALALCLTMIMLSLIWARPQERWVALVAGIVMASNTMVAVTLGTLLPMALKRLKLDPALVSGPLVTTMLDTIGFLTFLSLISVALNVLHLPS